One window from the genome of Tolypothrix sp. NIES-4075 encodes:
- the rppA gene encoding two-component system response regulator RppA — MRILLVDDEVELTDPLSRVLTREGYTVDAAYDGTSGSQLAEVGNYDLLILDWMLPGKTGLEICQQLRRSGKLTPVLFLTAKDTLDDRVEGLDAGADDYLVKPFELRELLARVRALLRRSGTETHITTARLTVADLELDSENQVAFRPGRIIELSEKESQLLQYFMENTGQLLTHAQIMQHLWSDDEQPSSNVIAALIRLLRRKIEVGGETQLIHTVYGKGYRFGIGNG, encoded by the coding sequence ATGAGAATTTTATTAGTTGACGATGAAGTTGAACTAACTGACCCCTTAAGTCGCGTGTTAACTCGCGAGGGTTACACTGTGGATGCGGCTTATGATGGGACAAGTGGTAGTCAACTTGCCGAAGTTGGCAATTATGACTTACTAATTTTAGATTGGATGCTGCCGGGAAAAACCGGGTTAGAAATTTGTCAGCAATTGCGACGTAGTGGTAAACTCACACCCGTGCTGTTTCTCACCGCCAAAGATACTTTAGATGATAGAGTAGAGGGTTTAGATGCTGGTGCGGACGATTATTTAGTTAAACCGTTTGAATTGCGGGAATTACTAGCGCGAGTGCGTGCTTTATTGCGTCGTTCCGGTACGGAGACGCACATTACCACAGCCAGGTTGACTGTAGCTGATTTAGAACTTGATAGCGAAAATCAAGTAGCCTTTCGCCCAGGACGGATAATAGAACTATCCGAAAAAGAAAGTCAACTGTTGCAATACTTCATGGAAAACACCGGACAATTGCTGACTCACGCGCAAATTATGCAGCATTTATGGTCAGATGACGAGCAACCCAGCAGCAATGTGATAGCCGCATTAATTCGGCTGCTGCGTCGTAAGATTGAGGTAGGTGGTGAAACGCAACTAATTCACACCGTTTACGGTAAAGGTTATCGCTTTGGAATTGGTAATGGTTAG
- the arsC gene encoding arsenate reductase, glutathione/glutaredoxin type: MKRVMFVCKKNSRRSQMAEGFARTLGEGKISVNSSGLEASHVDPKTIDIMSEINIDISNKTSKPLSDFHPEDFDAVISLCGCGVNLPKAWVLREVFQDWQLDDPEGQPIETFRRVRDEVKERVINLIESFGS, translated from the coding sequence ATGAAGCGAGTAATGTTTGTTTGTAAGAAGAATTCTCGTCGTTCTCAAATGGCAGAAGGATTTGCACGCACTTTAGGAGAAGGCAAAATTTCTGTTAATAGTTCGGGTTTAGAAGCAAGTCATGTAGATCCGAAAACGATTGATATTATGTCAGAAATTAACATTGATATTAGCAATAAAACTTCTAAGCCTTTAAGCGATTTTCATCCGGAAGATTTTGATGCGGTGATTTCTTTGTGTGGCTGTGGTGTTAATTTACCCAAAGCGTGGGTATTAAGAGAAGTTTTTCAAGATTGGCAATTAGACGATCCAGAAGGACAACCAATTGAAACTTTTCGCCGCGTTCGTGATGAAGTGAAAGAGCGGGTAATAAACTTGATAGAGTCTTTTGGTTCGTAG
- a CDS encoding GNAT family N-acetyltransferase, with amino-acid sequence MMPEIETARLRLRQFTLADFDDLFRLYSDSQVMQYLSLRTKEQTQASLYKHIQHWQEYNFGMWGVIHKESGKLIGRCGLGFLENTPEVELGYVFDKSYWNMGLATEASKATLKYGFEEVKLERIVAIAKPENIASVRVIQKVGMKYEKDAHYYGVDVVYYAVSRDKWQSNN; translated from the coding sequence ATGATGCCAGAGATTGAAACTGCCCGGTTGCGGCTAAGGCAATTTACCTTAGCAGATTTTGATGATTTGTTTCGCCTTTACAGCGATTCGCAAGTCATGCAGTACTTGTCGTTAAGAACCAAAGAACAAACACAGGCAAGCTTATATAAACATATCCAACACTGGCAAGAATATAACTTCGGAATGTGGGGTGTAATTCACAAAGAAAGTGGTAAGCTGATTGGTCGTTGTGGATTGGGTTTTTTGGAGAATACACCAGAAGTTGAACTGGGCTATGTGTTCGATAAATCTTACTGGAATATGGGATTGGCTACAGAAGCATCAAAAGCCACTTTGAAATATGGCTTTGAGGAAGTAAAGTTAGAGCGGATAGTGGCGATCGCCAAACCAGAAAATATCGCTTCTGTGCGTGTAATTCAGAAAGTCGGTATGAAGTATGAGAAAGATGCTCATTACTACGGCGTAGATGTTGTATACTACGCTGTCTCTCGTGATAAATGGCAATCAAATAATTGA
- the hisG gene encoding ATP phosphoribosyltransferase — MLTVALPKGELLKNSIHLLQSVGLDFSAFLDSGTRQLQIPDTTGKAKALLVRAQDVPVYVEYGQAQLGIVGYDVLREKKPQVAHLVDLQFGYCRMSVAVKASSAYRSALELPADGRVASKYVNCAREYFQNLDLPVEIVPLYGSVELGPITGMSEAIVDLVSSGRTLRENGLIEIATLYESTARLIAHPLSYRLNTGNLHNLVEDMRSQILSLI, encoded by the coding sequence ATGCTTACTGTTGCACTGCCAAAAGGGGAACTACTTAAAAATAGCATCCATTTGTTACAATCTGTGGGATTAGATTTTAGCGCTTTTTTGGATTCCGGAACTCGCCAACTACAAATTCCTGACACTACCGGGAAAGCAAAAGCTTTGCTGGTAAGGGCGCAAGATGTGCCTGTTTATGTAGAATATGGTCAGGCACAATTGGGTATTGTCGGTTACGATGTGCTGCGGGAGAAAAAGCCGCAAGTTGCTCACTTGGTTGATTTGCAGTTTGGCTATTGTCGCATGTCGGTAGCGGTGAAAGCATCGAGTGCTTACCGTTCGGCGTTGGAATTACCTGCTGATGGTAGAGTGGCATCAAAGTATGTGAATTGCGCTCGTGAATATTTCCAAAATTTAGATTTACCTGTAGAAATTGTGCCGTTGTATGGTTCAGTAGAATTAGGACCCATTACCGGTATGTCAGAGGCGATCGTTGATTTGGTTTCTTCTGGGCGGACTTTGCGCGAAAATGGTTTGATTGAAATTGCGACATTGTATGAAAGCACGGCACGGTTGATTGCCCATCCCCTAAGTTATCGTCTAAATACAGGTAATTTGCACAACTTAGTTGAAGATATGCGATCGCAAATTCTATCCTTAATCTAA
- a CDS encoding 1-acyl-sn-glycerol-3-phosphate acyltransferase: protein MVNQSSENLLNPQIEKPSDKGYKFTWFDWFCLWYPPGWLILFNRHWQHYHTDSDGWNWLEYLLFLIPGGFYLALLIRWLRLGCRLPRREVDEFEPKYQLAFREEIISLIVKNYFQPELQQLENLPQTGPMIVAMNHAGMSFPWDFLSLGYLLSKTREWVVQPLANVSLFEHPWVIWWLPVGWSQVLGGVKAQKDDFEAAVKERKIILYAPEGVRGPQKGWAKRYQLQKFDLSFIQLSDRYQIPILPVVCIGSENLHPFAVNFRKLQRLVKLPFLPLSPLMFVFILFPSMGVWANKTDLRYFIQPLYTPEINGDKVSRTAIYQKAQQLREKLQSQINQLR from the coding sequence GTGGTTAATCAAAGTTCTGAAAACCTTTTAAACCCTCAAATTGAAAAACCATCTGATAAGGGTTACAAATTCACCTGGTTTGATTGGTTTTGCCTGTGGTATCCACCAGGTTGGCTGATATTATTTAACCGTCACTGGCAACATTATCACACAGATTCAGATGGTTGGAATTGGCTAGAGTATTTATTATTTTTAATTCCGGGTGGATTTTATCTAGCGCTATTAATTCGCTGGTTGCGTCTTGGATGTCGTTTACCGCGTCGGGAAGTTGATGAATTTGAACCAAAGTATCAACTAGCTTTTCGCGAAGAAATTATCAGTTTAATTGTTAAAAATTATTTTCAACCAGAGTTGCAACAACTTGAGAACTTGCCGCAAACAGGACCGATGATTGTGGCAATGAATCATGCGGGTATGTCTTTTCCGTGGGACTTTTTAAGTTTAGGTTATTTATTAAGTAAAACACGCGAATGGGTAGTGCAACCTTTAGCGAATGTATCTTTATTTGAGCATCCTTGGGTGATTTGGTGGTTGCCGGTTGGATGGTCACAAGTGTTAGGTGGTGTGAAAGCCCAAAAAGATGACTTTGAAGCGGCGGTAAAAGAGCGTAAAATTATTTTATATGCACCAGAAGGTGTACGCGGACCTCAGAAAGGTTGGGCAAAGCGCTATCAATTGCAAAAGTTTGATTTGAGTTTTATTCAGTTAAGCGATCGCTATCAAATTCCAATTCTCCCAGTTGTCTGCATTGGTAGCGAAAATTTACATCCTTTCGCGGTTAATTTCCGCAAATTGCAAAGACTAGTAAAATTACCATTTTTGCCCTTATCACCTTTGATGTTCGTCTTTATTCTCTTTCCTTCAATGGGAGTTTGGGCAAATAAAACTGATTTGCGTTACTTTATTCAGCCTTTGTATACTCCGGAAATTAACGGTGATAAAGTAAGTAGAACTGCAATTTATCAAAAAGCACAACAATTGCGAGAAAAGCTGCAAAGTCAAATTAATCAGCTTCGGTAG
- a CDS encoding CHAT domain-containing protein: protein MRALDWLVRVYGSRLYDNKSKGDYTSVKSDATRIIELSKATLTIARQLKIRKYEASALWYMGTAYGELKEYQKAIEALQEAASIARTIKDLDSESSVLTSLNNIYSDQGDNRKELEVKLRLLEIYREKKDKFYEAVSLISLGYAYIAINEFQKAVEAYQQAIAAARQVEIGKLAATSQDFALSVEYRALNGLSLAFKGLGQIDKAVDFAQQALKYAQTIRKPDLEAEALLRLSFLYTNGIKDFPKGILFSEKALTIARQIKAPNLEAEALEALSFAYNKQGNQQKALESANQLLEIAKRLENSTLELDALRKLSDIYENQGNYKQVLELAQQQLTLVQKAKLGIYETSALTNLSKGYRLTGDTTKAVETAKQAITLAKQQNSPAKEAIALLELSQAYKLRGEYDLGIETAQSALRLSQTKQNFEVEVAATAVISGIYEALGEYQKVIAVAEPALKLSQKIDNRIYSAEFLGYLGSAYTILGDYTKAKDLLDQSLKIAKELKNPNLELSALNTLGRYYRQIKDYQKALSVSEESLKIAKLLDNPPLLVDPQNTLGSIYNDLGDYNKANEFYQQALITLEKLNNREDKGVVLLNLASISFAQGEPQKTVEFSQEALTLFQQVKSPRLEAFAYQILSLGYGELGNDAKAMESAQNFLTFSRKVQNPVFEKSALSNLASLHRKFGSKDEAISNYNAALAIAGENAYIYAGLARVYQDKNDINQAIKFYQKSIGGLKKVRANIQGLPPQLQTSFLQATIDFDKFKISDIYRQLAVLLLKQGRVEESLQVRQLAGIQELREEMGQTTNIVLSETEKKIIAQYGSLIAFEQKLEGCKKSRCSELKQLQTVQDEISNQYNTKINKLAMELRDRFAQDNKGFFDPELGGKIREIVESQPSTVFISPIVYDNSIWLIWASEGGVRKAWEIKNVSEEELRQAVEDFRTSLARSFTPVNQVQEKGKKLYDWLIKPLEGELRKNKIQNLVFALDRQVRYVPMSALYDGEKYLVERYNVSVVPSAALVDMKEKLPPGTQNVSVLGLGLTNAVPGFDPLPNVQTELDQIVRKSTTDSKGIFPGKEFLNQAFNFDTLRNNLRGNQILHIATHGEFVSNSADASYVVLGTGKKLPIPEITNLSDLYYVHLVVLSACETAVGKKGQDGVEINSISSKFLSQGTKAVIASLWFVNDESTSLLMQNFYGNLAKSTSQKHITKAEALHQAQLSLLSSGKNPQENDFSHPYYWAPFILIGNGL, encoded by the coding sequence ATGAGAGCTTTAGATTGGTTGGTAAGAGTTTATGGATCAAGATTATATGACAATAAATCAAAAGGAGATTACACTTCAGTAAAATCAGATGCTACTCGCATTATTGAACTTTCAAAAGCTACCTTAACCATCGCTAGACAGTTGAAAATTCGTAAATATGAAGCTAGTGCCTTATGGTATATGGGAACAGCTTATGGCGAATTAAAAGAATATCAAAAAGCGATTGAAGCGCTCCAAGAAGCAGCGAGCATTGCAAGAACAATAAAAGACTTAGATAGTGAGTCATCGGTTCTTACCTCTCTCAATAATATTTACAGTGACCAAGGAGATAACCGCAAAGAACTAGAGGTAAAGTTGCGTCTATTAGAAATTTACCGAGAGAAAAAAGATAAATTCTATGAAGCAGTTAGTTTAATCAGTTTGGGCTATGCCTACATTGCTATAAATGAATTTCAAAAAGCTGTGGAAGCTTACCAACAAGCTATAGCCGCAGCGCGACAAGTCGAAATTGGTAAACTAGCGGCAACTTCACAAGATTTTGCATTGTCAGTTGAGTATAGAGCCTTAAATGGATTAAGTCTCGCTTTTAAAGGTCTTGGACAAATTGACAAAGCTGTTGATTTTGCCCAACAAGCTTTAAAATACGCCCAAACTATCCGCAAACCCGATTTAGAAGCAGAAGCGTTGCTAAGATTAAGTTTTTTATACACCAATGGTATCAAGGACTTTCCGAAAGGGATTTTATTCAGTGAAAAAGCTTTAACCATTGCAAGACAAATCAAAGCACCCAACCTAGAAGCCGAGGCATTAGAAGCTTTGAGCTTTGCTTATAACAAGCAAGGAAATCAGCAAAAAGCGCTAGAATCTGCCAATCAACTATTAGAAATTGCCAAGCGACTGGAAAACTCCACTTTAGAGCTTGATGCTTTACGTAAACTTAGTGATATTTATGAAAATCAAGGTAATTACAAACAAGTATTGGAGTTGGCACAGCAACAACTAACGCTGGTGCAAAAAGCAAAACTTGGAATCTATGAAACTTCTGCTTTAACAAATTTAAGTAAAGGATATCGCTTAACTGGAGATACCACCAAAGCAGTGGAGACAGCGAAGCAAGCGATAACTTTAGCAAAACAACAGAACAGTCCTGCTAAGGAAGCGATCGCTTTATTAGAACTCAGCCAAGCATACAAACTTCGCGGAGAATACGATTTAGGAATTGAAACAGCGCAAAGTGCCTTAAGGTTATCGCAAACAAAACAAAACTTTGAAGTAGAAGTAGCAGCTACGGCTGTAATCAGTGGAATTTATGAGGCTTTGGGAGAATATCAAAAAGTCATTGCAGTTGCCGAACCAGCCCTAAAATTATCCCAGAAAATAGATAATCGCATTTACAGCGCAGAATTCCTAGGTTACTTAGGTAGTGCTTACACAATTCTCGGTGACTATACAAAAGCGAAAGATTTACTTGACCAAAGTTTGAAAATTGCCAAAGAATTAAAGAATCCTAATTTAGAATTAAGCGCTCTTAATACACTAGGTAGATATTACAGACAAATTAAAGATTATCAAAAAGCGCTGTCAGTCAGCGAAGAAAGTTTAAAAATTGCGAAATTACTTGACAATCCGCCTCTTTTGGTAGATCCCCAAAACACTCTTGGTAGTATTTACAACGATTTGGGAGATTACAACAAAGCCAACGAATTCTATCAACAAGCACTCATTACATTGGAAAAACTGAATAACCGTGAAGATAAAGGAGTAGTCTTATTAAACTTAGCTAGCATTTCTTTTGCTCAAGGGGAACCACAAAAAACTGTGGAGTTCTCCCAAGAAGCTTTAACTCTTTTTCAACAAGTAAAATCTCCCCGACTGGAAGCGTTTGCATATCAAATACTGAGTCTTGGTTACGGTGAATTGGGTAATGATGCGAAAGCAATGGAATCAGCCCAAAACTTTTTAACCTTTTCTCGCAAAGTGCAAAATCCTGTCTTTGAAAAATCAGCACTCAGCAATCTTGCAAGTCTGCATCGCAAATTTGGAAGCAAAGATGAAGCAATTTCCAATTATAACGCTGCTTTAGCAATTGCAGGTGAGAATGCTTACATTTATGCAGGTTTAGCCCGCGTTTACCAAGATAAAAATGATATCAATCAAGCGATTAAGTTTTATCAAAAATCTATAGGTGGATTAAAAAAAGTTCGGGCAAATATTCAAGGTTTACCACCACAGTTACAAACATCATTCTTACAAGCAACGATTGATTTTGATAAATTCAAAATTTCTGATATTTATCGTCAATTAGCCGTTTTACTCTTAAAACAGGGACGAGTTGAAGAATCTTTACAAGTTAGACAACTTGCAGGAATTCAAGAATTACGCGAAGAGATGGGACAAACTACAAATATTGTCCTGAGTGAGACAGAGAAAAAAATTATTGCTCAATACGGTAGCTTAATTGCATTTGAACAAAAGCTAGAAGGATGTAAAAAAAGTAGGTGTAGTGAATTAAAACAATTACAGACAGTTCAAGATGAAATAAGCAATCAATATAACACTAAAATAAATAAACTTGCGATGGAATTACGCGATCGCTTCGCACAAGATAATAAGGGGTTTTTCGACCCCGAATTAGGTGGTAAAATCCGCGAAATCGTCGAATCTCAACCAAGTACAGTCTTCATTTCTCCCATAGTTTATGATAACAGCATTTGGTTAATCTGGGCTTCTGAAGGTGGTGTTCGCAAAGCTTGGGAAATTAAGAATGTTAGTGAGGAGGAATTGCGACAAGCTGTAGAAGATTTTCGCACTTCTTTAGCAAGATCCTTTACACCCGTAAATCAGGTGCAAGAAAAAGGTAAAAAATTATATGATTGGTTAATTAAACCTTTAGAAGGTGAACTGCGTAAAAATAAAATTCAAAACTTAGTTTTTGCACTCGATAGACAAGTGCGCTATGTGCCGATGAGTGCTTTATATGATGGAGAAAAATATCTCGTTGAACGCTACAACGTCTCTGTAGTACCTTCAGCAGCGTTAGTTGATATGAAAGAAAAGCTGCCTCCCGGTACTCAAAATGTCTCTGTATTAGGATTAGGACTTACTAATGCAGTTCCTGGTTTCGATCCTTTACCAAATGTCCAAACAGAATTAGATCAAATAGTCCGCAAATCAACAACAGATAGCAAAGGTATTTTTCCCGGTAAAGAGTTTTTGAACCAAGCATTTAACTTTGACACGTTGCGAAATAATTTACGCGGTAATCAAATTCTCCACATCGCTACTCACGGAGAATTTGTCTCTAATAGTGCTGATGCTTCTTATGTTGTATTGGGAACTGGTAAAAAGCTACCCATACCGGAAATTACTAATTTGTCAGATTTATATTATGTGCATTTAGTAGTGCTGTCTGCTTGTGAAACCGCAGTTGGTAAAAAGGGACAAGATGGTGTGGAAATTAACAGCATTAGTTCTAAGTTTTTATCACAGGGAACTAAAGCTGTAATTGCTTCGTTGTGGTTCGTGAATGATGAAAGCACTAGTTTATTAATGCAGAATTTTTACGGTAATCTGGCTAAAAGTACTAGCCAAAAACATATTACAAAAGCTGAAGCTTTGCATCAAGCGCAATTGAGTTTACTATCTAGTGGTAAGAATCCGCAAGAAAATGATTTTTCGCATCCATATTATTGGGCACCGTTTATCTTGATTGGGAATGGATTGTAG
- a CDS encoding ArsR/SmtB family transcription factor, protein MQTSQTDIVAGFHALSDPLRLKVLELLQTQELCVCDLCEVLNVTQSKLSFHLKTLKEAGLVNSRQKGRWIYYSLNPPQFAALQQYLAEYSRLNQILSARSCDSAC, encoded by the coding sequence ATGCAAACCTCTCAAACAGATATAGTTGCCGGTTTTCACGCTCTCTCCGATCCGCTGCGGTTGAAGGTTTTGGAACTATTGCAAACACAAGAGCTATGTGTGTGCGATTTGTGCGAAGTGTTGAATGTGACACAATCAAAACTTTCATTTCACCTGAAAACCTTAAAAGAAGCGGGTTTAGTAAACTCCCGCCAAAAAGGACGTTGGATTTATTACAGTCTCAATCCGCCTCAATTCGCTGCTTTACAACAGTATTTGGCAGAGTACAGCCGCTTGAATCAGATATTATCGGCGCGTTCTTGCGACTCAGCTTGTTAA
- a CDS encoding MIP/aquaporin family protein produces MKSFIREVSQCKREALAEAIGTFILVFAGTGAVMVNDISGGAVTHVGISFVFGGVVAALIYSIGHLSGAHFNPAVTLAFWTSGFFPKRRVLIYIMAQLLGAICASSLLLTSLGRVANMGATIPLNGNWWQSLVLETVLTFILMFVILGSGFDRRAHINFAGLAIALVVGIEAAFAGPITGASMNPARSLGPALVGGIWQYHWVYWVAPILGAQLAVVVYGVLSDGFRDVK; encoded by the coding sequence ATAAAATCATTCATCAGGGAAGTTTCTCAATGTAAGCGAGAAGCTTTAGCAGAAGCAATTGGTACTTTTATTTTAGTTTTTGCGGGTACCGGCGCGGTGATGGTGAATGACATCAGCGGTGGTGCTGTAACCCATGTGGGAATTAGCTTTGTGTTTGGTGGGGTTGTGGCTGCTTTGATTTATTCTATAGGACATCTCAGCGGCGCACACTTCAACCCGGCGGTGACTTTGGCGTTTTGGACTAGTGGTTTTTTTCCGAAACGGCGGGTATTAATTTATATTATGGCGCAGTTATTGGGGGCAATTTGTGCTTCAAGTTTGCTGCTAACTAGTTTGGGACGAGTTGCCAATATGGGTGCAACTATACCACTAAATGGCAATTGGTGGCAATCTTTGGTGCTGGAAACGGTTCTGACGTTCATTTTGATGTTTGTGATTTTGGGTTCGGGATTTGATCGCCGCGCACATATCAATTTTGCGGGTTTGGCGATCGCTCTGGTGGTGGGGATAGAAGCTGCTTTCGCAGGACCGATTACGGGTGCAAGTATGAATCCTGCGCGATCGCTTGGTCCTGCTTTGGTGGGGGGAATTTGGCAATATCACTGGGTTTATTGGGTTGCACCAATTTTGGGAGCGCAGTTAGCGGTGGTGGTGTATGGAGTGCTTTCGGATGGGTTTCGGGATGTTAAATGA
- a CDS encoding methyltransferase domain-containing protein, with the protein MCAWNAADYNQNSANQQRWARELIAKLDLKGNERILDIGCGDGKVTAEIASYVPNGSVLGIDNSESMINFAQSQFPASNFPNLTFQQKDALQLNFDNEFDVIVSFACLHWVSDHLPVLAGIKNSLKSSGRILLQMGGKGNALTIGRVTEKVIYSDKWSKYFDNFSFKTRFFSDDEYKDLLKSTGLKAQRVELIPTEMIHQGKEKVQGWIRTVGSPNYVCRVPEDLQSELITEIVDTYLESYPLDNQGFARVPMIRLEVAATKV; encoded by the coding sequence ATGTGTGCATGGAATGCAGCCGATTACAACCAAAATTCTGCTAATCAGCAAAGATGGGCACGGGAATTAATTGCGAAACTTGATCTGAAAGGAAATGAAAGAATTCTCGATATCGGCTGCGGTGATGGTAAAGTTACTGCGGAAATTGCCAGCTATGTACCTAATGGTTCGGTGCTGGGTATTGATAATTCTGAAAGTATGATCAACTTTGCTCAGAGTCAGTTTCCAGCAAGTAATTTTCCTAATCTAACTTTCCAGCAAAAAGATGCTCTTCAGCTAAATTTTGACAACGAATTTGATGTAATTGTTTCTTTTGCTTGTCTTCACTGGGTAAGTGACCATCTTCCGGTGCTTGCAGGTATTAAAAATAGCCTGAAATCATCTGGAAGAATTTTGCTACAAATGGGTGGAAAAGGAAATGCTCTTACGATTGGACGTGTTACAGAAAAGGTTATTTATAGTGATAAATGGAGCAAATATTTTGATAATTTCTCTTTTAAGACTCGCTTTTTTAGCGACGATGAATATAAGGATTTGCTGAAAAGTACTGGCTTGAAAGCACAACGAGTAGAATTAATTCCTACAGAGATGATTCATCAAGGAAAAGAAAAAGTACAAGGATGGATTAGAACAGTTGGATCTCCTAATTATGTATGTAGAGTACCTGAGGATTTACAATCCGAGCTGATTACAGAAATAGTTGATACATATTTGGAAAGTTATCCTTTAGATAATCAAGGTTTTGCTCGTGTGCCGATGATAAGATTAGAAGTCGCAGCAACAAAAGTATAG
- a CDS encoding tetratricopeptide repeat protein: MSYRLKGLAVTSLVISLICPVALAANGLVVKYTLAQTATTSNSKAEADRLFQEGVQQYRLGKYPQALQTYEKVLEMRRQLGDKTGIGQTFNNIGEVYLGLELDEKALEVLQQASAIWRELPDKVKAGETLDNIGGAYFLQEQYDKALEILQQALAIRREVGDKTGEAKTLSRIGAVYDRGFKQYTKALEILNQALKIQEAAGDKLQTGLTLNRIVEVYFDLKDYPRALEVAQKALSLNQEIKNRAREGESLTLIGVIYLVQNKYDQALQSYQQVLPITRESGNRSQESQIIRRISGVYWSQNKIDTSLEFGQQALVLARENQLRRQ; this comes from the coding sequence ATGTCTTACCGTTTGAAAGGTCTTGCTGTTACTAGCTTAGTAATTTCTTTAATTTGTCCAGTAGCTTTAGCGGCTAATGGCTTAGTCGTCAAGTATACACTTGCACAAACTGCCACAACTTCAAATAGCAAAGCGGAAGCTGACAGGCTGTTTCAAGAGGGTGTGCAGCAGTATCGACTAGGAAAATATCCCCAAGCACTGCAAACTTATGAGAAAGTGCTGGAAATGCGGCGACAGTTGGGGGATAAGACGGGAATTGGGCAAACTTTTAATAATATAGGGGAAGTTTATCTAGGTTTGGAATTAGATGAGAAAGCTTTGGAAGTATTGCAGCAAGCTTCAGCTATTTGGCGAGAATTACCAGACAAGGTGAAAGCGGGAGAAACCCTAGATAATATTGGCGGGGCTTATTTCTTGCAGGAACAATATGATAAAGCCTTGGAAATCTTGCAGCAAGCTTTAGCGATTCGTCGTGAAGTGGGAGACAAAACTGGCGAAGCTAAAACCCTCAGCCGAATAGGGGCAGTTTATGATAGAGGTTTTAAACAATATACCAAAGCTTTGGAAATTTTAAACCAAGCTCTCAAGATTCAAGAAGCAGCGGGAGATAAGTTGCAAACAGGCTTAACCCTCAACAGGATAGTAGAAGTCTATTTTGATTTGAAAGACTATCCCCGTGCTTTGGAGGTAGCACAAAAAGCATTATCGTTGAACCAAGAGATAAAAAACCGCGCCAGAGAGGGTGAGAGTTTAACGCTAATCGGTGTAATTTACTTAGTACAAAATAAATACGATCAAGCCCTGCAATCATATCAGCAAGTACTACCTATAACAAGAGAATCAGGAAATCGTTCTCAAGAAAGTCAGATTATCAGACGAATATCGGGCGTATACTGGTCGCAAAATAAAATAGATACTAGTTTAGAATTTGGGCAGCAAGCATTAGTTTTGGCACGGGAAAATCAGTTACGCCGCCAATAA